The following proteins are encoded in a genomic region of Glycine max cultivar Williams 82 chromosome 18, Glycine_max_v4.0, whole genome shotgun sequence:
- the LOC100801487 gene encoding regulator of G-protein signaling 1 isoform X1: METCTVKGGCPSDYIAIALSILSFTVLLLWSIFPFLVHKVPRTKGSGFWLPVIQVVASFNLLLSIVMSNNFLKMGKRHWLRSCYLWGVWVEGPLGFGLLLSCRITQASQLYFIFVKRRLPLIRSYIFLPLILLPWIAAGGVIHSMKPLSSRCHMKAQWTIPVVSLHSLYIAILVGVTAAVHHIEFRFDELKDLWRGILVSAVSIAVWVTAYILNEIYDNISWLEVASRFLLLVVASILVVAFFSISSSQPLLSQISLRRRESREFRTMSQALGIPDSGVLAQSEPISRIDPNEPLDKLLLNKRFRLSFMAFADSCLAGESVHFFDEVYELSKIPEDDCVRRIYMARHIIEKYIIAGVAMEVNISHRSRQEILSTSSLTRPDLFHNALNEIIQLMKTNLARDYWSSMFFLKFQEDTNVRSNEYELEQMTGWNFSPRLSSVHGIDDPFHQDHLLKSSGCSNDTTDL, encoded by the exons ATGGAGACTTGTACCGTGAAAGGAGGCTGCCCCAGTGACTACATAGCTATTGCCCTATCCATTCTTTCCTTCACTGT GCTTCTCTTATGGTCCATATTTCCCTTCCTAGTTCACAAGGTTCCTCGTACCAAAGGCAGTGGCTTCTGGTTACCTGTTATTCAAGTTGTTGCCAGCTTCAATCTTCTTCTATCGATTGTG ATGTCAAATAATTTCTTGAAAATGGGAAAGAGACATTGGTTGCGGTCATGCTACCTATGGGGAG TCTGGGTTGAAGGTCCACTAGGGTTTGGTTTGCTGTTGAGCTGTCGCATAACACAAGcttcacaattatattttatcttcgTCAA GAGGCGTTTACCATTGATAAgatcatatatttttcttccaCTTATTCTACTTCCCTGGATTGCTGCTGGTGGTG TTATCCATTCAATGAAGCCTCTAAGCAGTCGCTGTCACATGAAAGCTCAATGGACCATCCCAGTTGTATCCCTCCATTCATTGTATATTGCCATTTTGGTTGGGGTTACAGCTGCTGTTCATCACATAGAGTTCAGGTTTGATGAACTCAAAGACCTCTGGCGGGGAATACTTGTATCAGCTGTGTCCATTG CTGTGTGGGTTACTGCTTACATACTAAATGAAATTTATGACAATATCTCATGGCTTGAAGTTGCCTCCAGATTTCTGCTTTTAGTTGTG GCTAGCATACTTGTGGTGGCTTTCTTTTCAATATCAAGTTCACAACCACTTCTCTCACAAATCAGCTTGAGGAGAAGAGAATCCAGAGAATTTCGCACAATGAGTCAGGCTCTGGGCATACCTGATAGTGGGGTATTAGCACAAAGTGAACCAATTTCAAGGATAGATCCTAATGAACCGTTGGATAAGCTTCTCCTGAATAAGAGATTCCGGCTGTCTTTTATGGCATTTGCTGATAG cTGCTTGGCTGGGGAGAGTGTGCACTTCTTTGATGAAGTATATGAGCTTAGTAAAATACCTGAAGATGACTGTGTGAGAAGGATCTATATGGCACGACATATTATTGAGAAATACATAATTGCAG GTGTGGCTATGGAGGTGAACATCTCTCATAGAAGCAGACAAGAAATTTTATCAACTTCCAGCCTCACACGCCCTGATCTCTTCCATAATGCACTTAATGAAATCATTCAGCTGATGAAAACA AATCTAGCTCGAGATTACTGGTCTTCAATGTTCTTCCTGAAGTTCCAGGAAGACACCAATGTAAGATCTAATGAGTACGAGCTGGAGCAAATGACCGGGTGGAACTTTTCTCCAAGGTTGAGTTCTGTGCATGGTATAGACGATCCTTTTCACCAGGACCATCTTCTGAAGAGCTCAGGCTGTAGCAATGATACAACTGATTTATGA
- the LOC100801487 gene encoding regulator of G-protein signaling 1 isoform X2, whose product MSNNFLKMGKRHWLRSCYLWGVWVEGPLGFGLLLSCRITQASQLYFIFVKRRLPLIRSYIFLPLILLPWIAAGGVIHSMKPLSSRCHMKAQWTIPVVSLHSLYIAILVGVTAAVHHIEFRFDELKDLWRGILVSAVSIAVWVTAYILNEIYDNISWLEVASRFLLLVVASILVVAFFSISSSQPLLSQISLRRRESREFRTMSQALGIPDSGVLAQSEPISRIDPNEPLDKLLLNKRFRLSFMAFADSCLAGESVHFFDEVYELSKIPEDDCVRRIYMARHIIEKYIIAGVAMEVNISHRSRQEILSTSSLTRPDLFHNALNEIIQLMKTNLARDYWSSMFFLKFQEDTNVRSNEYELEQMTGWNFSPRLSSVHGIDDPFHQDHLLKSSGCSNDTTDL is encoded by the exons ATGTCAAATAATTTCTTGAAAATGGGAAAGAGACATTGGTTGCGGTCATGCTACCTATGGGGAG TCTGGGTTGAAGGTCCACTAGGGTTTGGTTTGCTGTTGAGCTGTCGCATAACACAAGcttcacaattatattttatcttcgTCAA GAGGCGTTTACCATTGATAAgatcatatatttttcttccaCTTATTCTACTTCCCTGGATTGCTGCTGGTGGTG TTATCCATTCAATGAAGCCTCTAAGCAGTCGCTGTCACATGAAAGCTCAATGGACCATCCCAGTTGTATCCCTCCATTCATTGTATATTGCCATTTTGGTTGGGGTTACAGCTGCTGTTCATCACATAGAGTTCAGGTTTGATGAACTCAAAGACCTCTGGCGGGGAATACTTGTATCAGCTGTGTCCATTG CTGTGTGGGTTACTGCTTACATACTAAATGAAATTTATGACAATATCTCATGGCTTGAAGTTGCCTCCAGATTTCTGCTTTTAGTTGTG GCTAGCATACTTGTGGTGGCTTTCTTTTCAATATCAAGTTCACAACCACTTCTCTCACAAATCAGCTTGAGGAGAAGAGAATCCAGAGAATTTCGCACAATGAGTCAGGCTCTGGGCATACCTGATAGTGGGGTATTAGCACAAAGTGAACCAATTTCAAGGATAGATCCTAATGAACCGTTGGATAAGCTTCTCCTGAATAAGAGATTCCGGCTGTCTTTTATGGCATTTGCTGATAG cTGCTTGGCTGGGGAGAGTGTGCACTTCTTTGATGAAGTATATGAGCTTAGTAAAATACCTGAAGATGACTGTGTGAGAAGGATCTATATGGCACGACATATTATTGAGAAATACATAATTGCAG GTGTGGCTATGGAGGTGAACATCTCTCATAGAAGCAGACAAGAAATTTTATCAACTTCCAGCCTCACACGCCCTGATCTCTTCCATAATGCACTTAATGAAATCATTCAGCTGATGAAAACA AATCTAGCTCGAGATTACTGGTCTTCAATGTTCTTCCTGAAGTTCCAGGAAGACACCAATGTAAGATCTAATGAGTACGAGCTGGAGCAAATGACCGGGTGGAACTTTTCTCCAAGGTTGAGTTCTGTGCATGGTATAGACGATCCTTTTCACCAGGACCATCTTCTGAAGAGCTCAGGCTGTAGCAATGATACAACTGATTTATGA